Proteins found in one Streptomyces sp. CB09001 genomic segment:
- a CDS encoding glycosyltransferase family 1 protein — MDVLVVVGRTPSTETLSAFVAELKQGDARVHLVGTFSERAIDADWGLDTVRRVATDGANLDWRARAHALEVHPHERFWAYVGADQDVLRLAKAADVIVAVDGKAYYSAWELARLNPAAHACVGFAAAQRTARALRDGTARPPVAEQQRSEPDGRQDEERSSDLALLLGNEKLLGSRVGSALARRVPLLPLSEKTRVDMTRNLVLGLFGAKRNQAALATASATASRLRDTRARAEVLRVATRRALANGSTPATLLASAEADLAHADHLYEAQDPEGAAEFVNHALATAFHRVAHIDQRKSPLTTRAAEFARLTAASTAASAVAGDRGRARPVAEPEPGRPRRLLVVTDGNDNFLGLIRDHYASNPDVELRFLDITDHPGIKRLAGDRRRLMAYRLGGDAMYGFTTEQHLRPHLDWADTVFIDWCAAAAALFTSVDPGTARIVVRLHSYEAFSHWPRLTDFSRVDDLIFVADHVRDLALDSVPALTGPHAPRTHIVDNGMDLAGFALPKSADARFTVGMVGIGQVAKDPLWALRVIRELRRRDERYRLVLIGGDMNGKASKAAGTYERNFRSKVIPLEAQGAVERRGATSDVPGNLRDVGVILSSSVREGCHVGVMEGAASGAVPVVRDWPFFAGKKHGASTLYPADWVVSTPEAAADRILAVTADEETWSQHCRASEKHALATWDWPVVRGEFDRVFGIG; from the coding sequence ATGGACGTGCTCGTCGTGGTGGGGCGCACGCCCAGCACCGAGACCCTCTCCGCGTTCGTCGCCGAGCTGAAGCAGGGCGATGCGCGCGTTCACCTCGTCGGCACCTTCTCCGAGCGCGCCATCGACGCCGACTGGGGACTGGACACCGTGCGGCGGGTGGCGACGGACGGCGCCAACCTGGACTGGCGGGCCCGGGCGCACGCGCTGGAGGTCCACCCGCACGAACGCTTCTGGGCCTACGTGGGCGCCGACCAGGACGTACTGCGCCTGGCCAAGGCCGCCGACGTGATCGTCGCGGTCGACGGCAAGGCCTACTACAGCGCCTGGGAACTGGCCCGGCTCAACCCGGCGGCGCACGCCTGCGTGGGCTTCGCCGCGGCGCAGCGAACGGCGCGGGCGCTGCGCGACGGCACGGCCCGGCCGCCGGTCGCCGAGCAGCAGCGCAGCGAGCCGGACGGCAGGCAGGACGAAGAGCGGTCCTCGGACCTCGCTCTGCTCCTGGGCAACGAGAAGCTGCTGGGCAGCAGGGTCGGCTCGGCCCTGGCCCGGCGCGTACCGCTGCTGCCGCTCAGCGAGAAGACCAGGGTCGACATGACCCGCAACCTGGTGCTGGGGCTGTTCGGCGCGAAGCGCAACCAGGCGGCGCTGGCGACCGCGTCCGCGACGGCGAGCAGACTGCGCGACACCCGGGCACGCGCCGAGGTGCTGCGGGTGGCGACGCGGCGCGCGCTGGCGAACGGCTCCACGCCGGCCACCCTGCTGGCCTCGGCGGAGGCGGACCTGGCCCACGCCGATCACCTGTACGAGGCACAGGACCCGGAGGGCGCGGCGGAGTTCGTCAACCACGCCCTGGCCACGGCCTTCCACCGGGTGGCCCACATCGATCAGCGCAAGAGCCCGCTGACCACGCGCGCGGCGGAGTTCGCCCGGCTGACCGCCGCGTCGACGGCCGCGTCCGCCGTGGCGGGGGATCGAGGCCGGGCGCGGCCGGTGGCGGAGCCGGAGCCCGGCAGGCCCCGCCGCCTGCTGGTCGTGACGGACGGCAACGACAACTTCCTCGGTCTGATCAGGGACCACTACGCATCCAACCCGGACGTCGAGCTGCGGTTCCTCGACATCACCGACCATCCCGGCATCAAGCGGCTCGCGGGCGACCGCCGCCGGCTCATGGCGTACCGCCTCGGGGGTGACGCCATGTACGGCTTCACCACCGAGCAGCATCTGCGCCCGCACCTCGACTGGGCCGACACGGTCTTCATCGACTGGTGTGCCGCGGCGGCGGCCCTGTTCACCTCGGTGGACCCGGGCACCGCCCGCATCGTGGTGCGGCTGCACAGCTACGAGGCGTTCTCCCACTGGCCCCGGCTGACGGACTTCTCCCGCGTCGACGACCTGATCTTCGTCGCGGACCACGTCCGGGACCTGGCCCTGGACTCCGTCCCGGCGCTCACCGGGCCGCACGCGCCGCGCACGCACATCGTCGACAACGGCATGGACCTCGCGGGCTTCGCCCTCCCGAAGAGCGCCGACGCCCGCTTCACCGTGGGCATGGTGGGCATCGGGCAGGTCGCGAAGGACCCGCTGTGGGCGCTGAGGGTCATCAGGGAGCTGCGCCGCCGCGACGAGCGGTACCGGCTGGTGCTGATCGGCGGCGACATGAACGGCAAGGCCAGCAAGGCGGCGGGCACCTACGAGCGCAACTTCCGGAGCAAGGTGATCCCGCTGGAGGCGCAGGGCGCCGTGGAGCGCCGCGGTGCCACCAGTGACGTGCCCGGCAACCTCCGGGACGTCGGTGTCATCCTCAGCAGCTCGGTGCGTGAGGGCTGCCACGTCGGTGTGATGGAGGGAGCCGCCAGCGGGGCGGTCCCCGTGGTCCGCGACTGGCCCTTCTTCGCCGGGAAGAAGCACGGTGCCTCGACGCTGTACCCGGCGGACTGGGTGGTGAGCACCCCGGAGGCGGCCGCGGACCGGATCCTGGCCGTCACCGCCGACGAGGAGACGTGGTCGCAGCACTGCCGGGCGAGTGAGAAGCACGCCCTGGCCACGTGGGACTGGCCGGTGGTCCGGGGAGAGTTCGACCGGGTCTTCGGGATCGGCTGA